One window from the genome of Camelus bactrianus isolate YW-2024 breed Bactrian camel chromosome 4, ASM4877302v1, whole genome shotgun sequence encodes:
- the IFNB1 gene encoding interferon beta, with protein sequence MIDRCILQIALLLCFSTTALSVNYNLLRYQQRSSNLACKNLLRQMPGIPQYCLKDRMDFDVPEEIKQPQQFQKEDAVLVIYEMLQQIFGIFRRDFSSTGWNKAIIEDLLVEIDVRIDHVETILAEIMKEKNFTRGDMTILHLRMYYLKIVQYLKSKEYSGCAWTVVQAEILRNFSFLNSLTECLQD encoded by the coding sequence ATGATCGACAGGTGCATCCTCCAAATCGCTCTCCTATTGTGTTTCTCCACCACAGCTCTTTCCGTGAACTACAACTTGCTTCGGTACCAACAAAGGAGCAGCAACTTGGCATGTAAGAATCTCCTGCGGCAGATGCCTGGAATCCCTCAGTATTGCCTCAAGGACAGGATGGACTTTGACGTCCCTGAGGAGATTAAGCAACCCCAGCAGTTCCAGAAGGAAGATGCCGTATTGGTCATCTATGAGATGCTCCAGCAGATCTTTGGTATTTTCAGAAGAGATTTCTCAAGCACTGGCTGGAATAAGGCCATCATTGAGGATCTCCTTGTAGAAATCGATGTGCGGATAGACCATGTGGAGACAATCCTGGCGGAAATAATGAAGGAGAAAAACTTCACCAGGGGAGACATGACCATCCTTCACCTAAGGATGTATTACTTAAAGATCGTGCAGTACTTGAAGTCCAAGGAATACAGCGGCTGTGCCTGGACAGTAGTCCAAGCGGAAATCCTCAGGAATTTTTCCTTCCTTAACAGTCTTACAGAATGCCTTCAGGACTGA